From Rhinopithecus roxellana isolate Shanxi Qingling chromosome 17, ASM756505v1, whole genome shotgun sequence, one genomic window encodes:
- the PPM1B gene encoding protein phosphatase 1B isoform X2: protein MGAFLDKPKTEKHNAHGAGNGLRYGLSSMQGWRVEMEDAHTAVVGIPHGLEDWSFFAVYDGHAGSRVANYCSTHLLEHITTNEDFRAAGKSGSALELSVENVKNGIRTGFLKIDEYMRNFSDLRNGMDRSGSTAVGVMISPKHIYFINCGDSRAVLYRNGQVCFSTQDHKPCNPREKERIQNAGGSVMIQRVNGSLAVSRALGDYDYKCVDGKGPTEQLVSPEPEVYEILRAEEDEFIILACDGIWDVMSNEELCEFVKSRLEVSDDLENVCNWVVDTCLHKGSRDNMSIVLVCFSNAPKVSDEAVKKDSELDKHLESRVEEIMEKSGEEGMPDLAHVMRILSAENIPNLPPGGGLAGKRNVIEAVYSRLNPHRESDGMAVLGTSIYKPAGSSGDKKGSGWQTFQAPRSTRKKGFFVNPNEK from the exons ATGGGTGCATTTTTGGATAAACccaaaactgaaaaacataaTGCTCATGGTGCTGGGAATGGTTTACGTTATGGCCTGAGCAGCATGCAAGGATGGAGAGTAGAAATGGAAGATGCACACACAGCTGTTGTAGGTATTCCTCACGGCTTGGAAGACTGGTCATTTTTTGCAGTTTATGATGGTCATGCTGGATCCCGAGTGGCAAATTACTGCTCAACACATTTATTAGAACACATCACTACTAACGAAGACTTTAGGGCAGCTGGAAAATCAGGATCTGCTCTTGAGCTTTCAGTGGAAAATGTTAAGAATGGTATCAGAACTGGATTTTTGAAAATAGATGAATACATGCGTAACTTTTCAGACCTCAGAAATGGGATGGACAGGAGTGGTTCAACTGCAGTGGGAGTTATGATTTCACCTAAGCATATCTACTTTATCAACTGTGGTGATTCACGTGCTGTTCTGTATAGGAATGGACAAGTCTGCTTTTCTACCCAGGATCACAAACCTTGCAATCCAAGGGAAAAGGAGCGAATCCAAAATGCAGGAGGCAGCGTGATGATACAGCGTGTTAATGGTTCATTAGCAGTGTCTCGTGCTCTGGGGGACTATGACTACAAGTGTGTTGATGGCAAGGGCCCGACAGAACAACTTGTTTCTCCAGAGCCTGAGGTTTATGAAATTTTAAGAGCAGAAGAGGATGAATTTATCATCTTGGCTTGTGATGGGATCTGGGATGTTATGAGTAATGAGGAGCTCTGTGAATTTGTTAAATCTAGGCTTGAGGTATCTGATGACCTGGAAAATGTGTGCAATTGGGTAGTGGACACTTGTTTACATAAG GGAAGTCGAGATAACATGAGTATTGTACTAGTTTGCTTTTCAAATGCTCCCAAGGTCTCAGATGAAGCGGTGAAAAAAGATTCAGAGTTGGATAAGCACTTGGAATCACGGGTTGAAG aGATTATGGAGAAGTCTGGCGAGGAAGGAATGCCTGATCTTGCCCATGTCATGCGCATCTTGTCTGCAGAAAATATCCCAAATTTGCCTCCTGGGGGAGGTCTTGCTGGCAA gcGCAATGTAATTGAAGCTGTTTATAGTAGACTGAATCCACATAGAGAAAGTGATGgg ATGGCAGTCTTGGGCACATCCATTTATAAACCTGCTGGGAGCTCTGGTGACAAGAAAGGCAGTGGCTGGCAGACCTTCCAAGCACCCAGAAGCACACGGAAAAAAGGTTTCTTTGTAAACCCGAATGAAAAATAA
- the PPM1B gene encoding protein phosphatase 1B isoform X4 yields the protein MGAFLDKPKTEKHNAHGAGNGLRYGLSSMQGWRVEMEDAHTAVVGIPHGLEDWSFFAVYDGHAGSRVANYCSTHLLEHITTNEDFRAAGKSGSALELSVENVKNGIRTGFLKIDEYMRNFSDLRNGMDRSGSTAVGVMISPKHIYFINCGDSRAVLYRNGQVCFSTQDHKPCNPREKERIQNAGGSVMIQRVNGSLAVSRALGDYDYKCVDGKGPTEQLVSPEPEVYEILRAEEDEFIILACDGIWDVMSNEELCEFVKSRLEVSDDLENVCNWVVDTCLHKGSRDNMSIVLVCFSNAPKVSDEAVKKDSELDKHLESRVEEIMEKSGEEGMPDLAHVMRILSAENIPNLPPGGGLAGKRNVIEAVYSRLNPHRESDGGAGDLEDPW from the exons ATGGGTGCATTTTTGGATAAACccaaaactgaaaaacataaTGCTCATGGTGCTGGGAATGGTTTACGTTATGGCCTGAGCAGCATGCAAGGATGGAGAGTAGAAATGGAAGATGCACACACAGCTGTTGTAGGTATTCCTCACGGCTTGGAAGACTGGTCATTTTTTGCAGTTTATGATGGTCATGCTGGATCCCGAGTGGCAAATTACTGCTCAACACATTTATTAGAACACATCACTACTAACGAAGACTTTAGGGCAGCTGGAAAATCAGGATCTGCTCTTGAGCTTTCAGTGGAAAATGTTAAGAATGGTATCAGAACTGGATTTTTGAAAATAGATGAATACATGCGTAACTTTTCAGACCTCAGAAATGGGATGGACAGGAGTGGTTCAACTGCAGTGGGAGTTATGATTTCACCTAAGCATATCTACTTTATCAACTGTGGTGATTCACGTGCTGTTCTGTATAGGAATGGACAAGTCTGCTTTTCTACCCAGGATCACAAACCTTGCAATCCAAGGGAAAAGGAGCGAATCCAAAATGCAGGAGGCAGCGTGATGATACAGCGTGTTAATGGTTCATTAGCAGTGTCTCGTGCTCTGGGGGACTATGACTACAAGTGTGTTGATGGCAAGGGCCCGACAGAACAACTTGTTTCTCCAGAGCCTGAGGTTTATGAAATTTTAAGAGCAGAAGAGGATGAATTTATCATCTTGGCTTGTGATGGGATCTGGGATGTTATGAGTAATGAGGAGCTCTGTGAATTTGTTAAATCTAGGCTTGAGGTATCTGATGACCTGGAAAATGTGTGCAATTGGGTAGTGGACACTTGTTTACATAAG GGAAGTCGAGATAACATGAGTATTGTACTAGTTTGCTTTTCAAATGCTCCCAAGGTCTCAGATGAAGCGGTGAAAAAAGATTCAGAGTTGGATAAGCACTTGGAATCACGGGTTGAAG aGATTATGGAGAAGTCTGGCGAGGAAGGAATGCCTGATCTTGCCCATGTCATGCGCATCTTGTCTGCAGAAAATATCCCAAATTTGCCTCCTGGGGGAGGTCTTGCTGGCAA gcGCAATGTAATTGAAGCTGTTTATAGTAGACTGAATCCACATAGAGAAAGTGATGgg GGTGCTGGAGATCTAGAAGACCCATGGTAG
- the PPM1B gene encoding protein phosphatase 1B isoform X1, which translates to MGAFLDKPKTEKHNAHGAGNGLRYGLSSMQGWRVEMEDAHTAVVGIPHGLEDWSFFAVYDGHAGSRVANYCSTHLLEHITTNEDFRAAGKSGSALELSVENVKNGIRTGFLKIDEYMRNFSDLRNGMDRSGSTAVGVMISPKHIYFINCGDSRAVLYRNGQVCFSTQDHKPCNPREKERIQNAGGSVMIQRVNGSLAVSRALGDYDYKCVDGKGPTEQLVSPEPEVYEILRAEEDEFIILACDGIWDVMSNEELCEFVKSRLEVSDDLENVCNWVVDTCLHKGSRDNMSIVLVCFSNAPKVSDEAVKKDSELDKHLESRVEEIMEKSGEEGMPDLAHVMRILSAENIPNLPPGGGLAGKRNVIEAVYSRLNPHRESDGASDEAEESGSQGKLVEALRQMRINHRGNYRQLLEEMLTSYRLAKVEGEESPAEPAATATSSNSDAGNPVTMQESHTESESGLAELDSSNEDAGTKMSGEKI; encoded by the exons ATGGGTGCATTTTTGGATAAACccaaaactgaaaaacataaTGCTCATGGTGCTGGGAATGGTTTACGTTATGGCCTGAGCAGCATGCAAGGATGGAGAGTAGAAATGGAAGATGCACACACAGCTGTTGTAGGTATTCCTCACGGCTTGGAAGACTGGTCATTTTTTGCAGTTTATGATGGTCATGCTGGATCCCGAGTGGCAAATTACTGCTCAACACATTTATTAGAACACATCACTACTAACGAAGACTTTAGGGCAGCTGGAAAATCAGGATCTGCTCTTGAGCTTTCAGTGGAAAATGTTAAGAATGGTATCAGAACTGGATTTTTGAAAATAGATGAATACATGCGTAACTTTTCAGACCTCAGAAATGGGATGGACAGGAGTGGTTCAACTGCAGTGGGAGTTATGATTTCACCTAAGCATATCTACTTTATCAACTGTGGTGATTCACGTGCTGTTCTGTATAGGAATGGACAAGTCTGCTTTTCTACCCAGGATCACAAACCTTGCAATCCAAGGGAAAAGGAGCGAATCCAAAATGCAGGAGGCAGCGTGATGATACAGCGTGTTAATGGTTCATTAGCAGTGTCTCGTGCTCTGGGGGACTATGACTACAAGTGTGTTGATGGCAAGGGCCCGACAGAACAACTTGTTTCTCCAGAGCCTGAGGTTTATGAAATTTTAAGAGCAGAAGAGGATGAATTTATCATCTTGGCTTGTGATGGGATCTGGGATGTTATGAGTAATGAGGAGCTCTGTGAATTTGTTAAATCTAGGCTTGAGGTATCTGATGACCTGGAAAATGTGTGCAATTGGGTAGTGGACACTTGTTTACATAAG GGAAGTCGAGATAACATGAGTATTGTACTAGTTTGCTTTTCAAATGCTCCCAAGGTCTCAGATGAAGCGGTGAAAAAAGATTCAGAGTTGGATAAGCACTTGGAATCACGGGTTGAAG aGATTATGGAGAAGTCTGGCGAGGAAGGAATGCCTGATCTTGCCCATGTCATGCGCATCTTGTCTGCAGAAAATATCCCAAATTTGCCTCCTGGGGGAGGTCTTGCTGGCAA gcGCAATGTAATTGAAGCTGTTTATAGTAGACTGAATCCACATAGAGAAAGTGATGgg GCCTCCGATGAAGCAGAGGAAAGTGGATCACAGGGAAAATTGGTGGAAGCTCTCAGGCAAATGAGAATTAATCATAGGGGAAACTACCGACAACTTCTGGAGGAGATGCTGACTAGTTACAGGCTAGCTAAAGTAGAGGGAGAAGAAAGCCCTGCTGAACCAGCTGCCACAGCTACTTCTTCGAACAGTGATGCTGGAAACCCAGTGACAATGCAGGAAAGCCATACTGAATCAGAAAGTGGTCTTGCTGAATTAGACAGCTCTAATGAAGATGCAGGGACAAAGATGAGTGGTGAAAAaatatga
- the PPM1B gene encoding protein phosphatase 1B isoform X3, whose amino-acid sequence MGAFLDKPKTEKHNAHGAGNGLRYGLSSMQGWRVEMEDAHTAVVGIPHGLEDWSFFAVYDGHAGSRVANYCSTHLLEHITTNEDFRAAGKSGSALELSVENVKNGIRTGFLKIDEYMRNFSDLRNGMDRSGSTAVGVMISPKHIYFINCGDSRAVLYRNGQVCFSTQDHKPCNPREKERIQNAGGSVMIQRVNGSLAVSRALGDYDYKCVDGKGPTEQLVSPEPEVYEILRAEEDEFIILACDGIWDVMSNEELCEFVKSRLEVSDDLENVCNWVVDTCLHKGSRDNMSIVLVCFSNAPKVSDEAVKKDSELDKHLESRVEEIMEKSGEEGMPDLAHVMRILSAENIPNLPPGGGLAGKRNVIEAVYSRLNPHRESDGMIGGHRMEYEIVFTLKEFAV is encoded by the exons ATGGGTGCATTTTTGGATAAACccaaaactgaaaaacataaTGCTCATGGTGCTGGGAATGGTTTACGTTATGGCCTGAGCAGCATGCAAGGATGGAGAGTAGAAATGGAAGATGCACACACAGCTGTTGTAGGTATTCCTCACGGCTTGGAAGACTGGTCATTTTTTGCAGTTTATGATGGTCATGCTGGATCCCGAGTGGCAAATTACTGCTCAACACATTTATTAGAACACATCACTACTAACGAAGACTTTAGGGCAGCTGGAAAATCAGGATCTGCTCTTGAGCTTTCAGTGGAAAATGTTAAGAATGGTATCAGAACTGGATTTTTGAAAATAGATGAATACATGCGTAACTTTTCAGACCTCAGAAATGGGATGGACAGGAGTGGTTCAACTGCAGTGGGAGTTATGATTTCACCTAAGCATATCTACTTTATCAACTGTGGTGATTCACGTGCTGTTCTGTATAGGAATGGACAAGTCTGCTTTTCTACCCAGGATCACAAACCTTGCAATCCAAGGGAAAAGGAGCGAATCCAAAATGCAGGAGGCAGCGTGATGATACAGCGTGTTAATGGTTCATTAGCAGTGTCTCGTGCTCTGGGGGACTATGACTACAAGTGTGTTGATGGCAAGGGCCCGACAGAACAACTTGTTTCTCCAGAGCCTGAGGTTTATGAAATTTTAAGAGCAGAAGAGGATGAATTTATCATCTTGGCTTGTGATGGGATCTGGGATGTTATGAGTAATGAGGAGCTCTGTGAATTTGTTAAATCTAGGCTTGAGGTATCTGATGACCTGGAAAATGTGTGCAATTGGGTAGTGGACACTTGTTTACATAAG GGAAGTCGAGATAACATGAGTATTGTACTAGTTTGCTTTTCAAATGCTCCCAAGGTCTCAGATGAAGCGGTGAAAAAAGATTCAGAGTTGGATAAGCACTTGGAATCACGGGTTGAAG aGATTATGGAGAAGTCTGGCGAGGAAGGAATGCCTGATCTTGCCCATGTCATGCGCATCTTGTCTGCAGAAAATATCCCAAATTTGCCTCCTGGGGGAGGTCTTGCTGGCAA gcGCAATGTAATTGAAGCTGTTTATAGTAGACTGAATCCACATAGAGAAAGTGATGgg ATGATAGGAGGAcatagaatggaatatgaaattgTCTTTACTCTCAAAGAGTTTGCAGTCTAA